A genomic segment from Streptosporangium roseum DSM 43021 encodes:
- a CDS encoding putative leader peptide, translating into MFYLAVRFFPVIVWLVERLHVDLCRLSSQLCR; encoded by the coding sequence ATGTTCTACCTCGCCGTGAGGTTCTTCCCGGTGATCGTGTGGCTCGTCGAGCGGCTGCACGTCGACCTGTGCCGTCTCAGCAGCCAGCTCTGTCGCTGA
- a CDS encoding dicarboxylate/amino acid:cation symporter — protein sequence MKRFSFSLQLLLGLVVGVALGFIARAGDVTWLTATLTEVGKIFVQLLKLAVPPLVFTAVVVSVANLRNVNGAARLAGKTLLWFLVTSLIAVAFGIGLGLVLNPGQGVTIATEGAKAVDLEGAGTWVDFLTGIIPTNIVTAFTELNVLQIVFLGAVLGAAALAVGDKAEPFLGFSRSVLELVQKALWWVIRLAPIGTAGLIGKSVASYGWDLLAPLAKLSAGVYIGCLLVLLVSYPLLLAFVGKVSPITFYRNAWPAIELAFVSRSSVGTMPLTQRVTTERLGVDRDYASFAVPFGATTKMDGCAAIYPALAAIFVAQVFHIPLGVGQYLLIAFVSVVGSAATAGLTGAIVMLTLTLSTLGLPLEGVGLLLAVDPILDMIRTATNVAGQMVVPVLVGRTEGRLDEAVFNAPPQPLDDAPAERAVRVPEPATA from the coding sequence ATGAAGAGGTTCTCTTTCTCCCTGCAATTGCTGCTGGGCCTGGTGGTCGGCGTCGCCCTCGGCTTCATCGCCCGCGCCGGTGACGTCACCTGGCTCACCGCCACCCTGACCGAGGTCGGCAAGATCTTCGTCCAGCTCCTCAAGCTCGCGGTCCCGCCGCTGGTCTTCACCGCGGTCGTCGTCAGCGTGGCCAACCTGCGCAACGTCAACGGGGCCGCCAGGCTCGCGGGCAAGACGCTGCTGTGGTTCCTGGTCACCTCGCTGATCGCCGTGGCCTTCGGCATCGGCCTCGGACTGGTCCTCAACCCCGGCCAGGGCGTCACCATCGCCACCGAGGGCGCCAAGGCCGTGGACCTGGAAGGCGCCGGAACCTGGGTCGACTTCCTGACCGGCATCATCCCCACCAACATCGTCACGGCCTTCACCGAGCTCAACGTCCTCCAGATCGTCTTCCTGGGAGCCGTCCTCGGTGCAGCCGCCCTGGCCGTCGGGGACAAGGCCGAGCCGTTCCTCGGCTTCAGCCGCTCGGTCCTCGAACTGGTCCAGAAGGCCCTGTGGTGGGTCATCCGGCTGGCCCCGATCGGCACGGCCGGTCTCATCGGCAAGTCCGTGGCCAGCTACGGCTGGGACCTGCTCGCCCCGCTCGCCAAGCTCAGCGCGGGCGTCTACATCGGATGCCTCCTGGTGCTCCTGGTGAGCTACCCGCTGCTGCTCGCCTTCGTCGGCAAGGTCAGCCCGATCACCTTCTACCGCAACGCCTGGCCCGCCATCGAGCTGGCCTTCGTCTCCCGCTCCTCGGTCGGGACCATGCCCCTCACCCAGCGCGTCACCACCGAGCGCCTGGGCGTGGACCGCGACTACGCCTCCTTCGCGGTGCCGTTCGGCGCGACCACCAAGATGGACGGCTGCGCCGCGATCTACCCGGCCCTCGCCGCGATCTTCGTGGCCCAGGTGTTCCACATCCCGCTCGGGGTCGGCCAGTACCTGCTGATCGCCTTCGTCTCCGTGGTCGGCTCCGCCGCCACCGCCGGCCTCACCGGCGCGATCGTGATGCTCACCCTCACCCTGAGCACGCTCGGCCTGCCCCTTGAGGGCGTCGGCCTGCTGCTGGCCGTCGACCCGATCCTGGACATGATCCGCACCGCCACCAACGTGGCCGGCCAGATGGTCGTCCCGGTGCTGGTCGGCAGGACCGAGGGCCGTCTCGACGAGGCGGTCTTCAACGCCCCGCCCCAGCCCCTCGACGACGCTCCCGCCGAGAGGGCGGTCAGGGTCCCCGAGCCCGCGACCGCCTGA
- a CDS encoding glycoside hydrolase family 9 protein, whose product MRRILAAVALSALVTAGSPALAESTTGFIRVDQVGFAPSETKRAYLMTTGPAAAAPFTVVDHRGREVLRGRAGADLGPWNAKYGHVYAVDLSGLRVPGRYRIRTAAAAPAEFRVAPAAQFAGPASKVVTFFGAQRDGADVVPGELGRRPSHLNDRRAAVYEWPAFTGPDTDQIKGGLTALGTTVDVEGGWFDAGDYLKFTHILAYVDTLLWAARRDAGPVVDPRLRAEAAHGLKWLDKMWDERSRTLYIQVGIGAGDAEGTFAGDHDLWRLPEADDGDTGQGRQFIRNRPVFRAAPPGEPISPNLAGRTAAAFALASQVEPDRYRAQRLLDKAASIYALARTENVGRLTTSLPWAFYPESVWRDDMELGGAEMALAAQRLEDPRAGEWLRQAAHWAGQYLEHEAGGDTLNLYDVSALGHADLVRALRAAGAGDLAVDESHLLGDLKAQLEIGAGRAAKDPFGAGAVYDGFDAVPHAFGLAATSRLYRAVSGDRSYDAFGTRQRNWTFGANAWGVSFMVGAGENFERCPHHQIANLKGRVDGRRPLATGAVVNGPNSEDLFSGGLGEHFEEMRRCPGDGVDRYEEFTGRGSRYVDDVRSWQASEPADDFAAIALYALTLMSKDR is encoded by the coding sequence ATGCGACGCATTCTCGCCGCCGTAGCCCTCTCCGCACTCGTGACGGCCGGGAGCCCCGCCCTGGCCGAGAGCACCACCGGGTTCATCCGGGTCGACCAGGTCGGATTCGCCCCCTCCGAGACCAAACGGGCCTACCTGATGACGACGGGCCCGGCCGCCGCGGCCCCCTTCACCGTCGTCGACCACCGGGGCAGGGAGGTGCTGCGCGGCAGGGCCGGCGCGGACCTCGGCCCCTGGAACGCCAAGTACGGTCACGTCTACGCCGTCGACCTCAGCGGGCTCCGCGTCCCGGGCAGGTACCGGATCAGGACCGCCGCGGCCGCCCCGGCCGAGTTCCGGGTCGCCCCCGCGGCGCAGTTCGCCGGCCCCGCCTCCAAGGTCGTCACGTTCTTCGGCGCCCAGCGCGACGGCGCCGACGTGGTCCCCGGCGAGCTCGGACGCAGGCCCTCCCACCTCAACGACCGCCGGGCCGCCGTCTACGAGTGGCCGGCCTTCACCGGCCCCGACACCGACCAGATCAAGGGCGGGCTCACCGCCCTCGGCACCACCGTCGACGTCGAGGGCGGCTGGTTCGACGCGGGCGACTACCTCAAGTTCACCCACATCCTGGCCTACGTCGACACGCTGCTCTGGGCGGCCAGGCGCGACGCCGGGCCCGTGGTGGACCCCCGGCTCCGGGCCGAGGCGGCGCACGGCCTGAAGTGGCTGGACAAGATGTGGGACGAGCGCTCCAGGACCCTCTACATCCAGGTCGGCATCGGCGCGGGCGACGCGGAGGGCACGTTCGCCGGCGACCACGACCTCTGGCGCCTGCCCGAGGCCGACGACGGGGACACCGGCCAGGGGCGGCAGTTCATCCGCAACCGCCCGGTCTTCCGCGCGGCCCCGCCCGGCGAGCCGATCAGCCCCAACCTCGCGGGCCGTACGGCCGCCGCCTTCGCCCTGGCCTCCCAGGTGGAGCCCGACCGGTACCGGGCCCAGCGGCTGCTGGACAAGGCCGCCTCGATCTACGCGCTGGCCAGGACCGAGAACGTGGGCAGGCTGACCACCTCGCTGCCGTGGGCGTTCTATCCGGAGAGCGTGTGGCGCGACGACATGGAGCTCGGCGGGGCCGAGATGGCACTGGCCGCCCAGCGGCTGGAGGATCCTCGCGCGGGGGAATGGCTCCGGCAGGCCGCGCACTGGGCCGGGCAGTACCTGGAGCACGAGGCCGGGGGCGACACGCTCAACCTCTACGACGTCAGCGCCCTCGGCCACGCCGACCTGGTCCGCGCGCTGCGCGCCGCCGGGGCCGGCGACCTCGCGGTGGACGAGTCACACCTGCTCGGCGACCTGAAGGCGCAGCTGGAGATCGGCGCCGGGCGCGCCGCCAAGGACCCGTTCGGGGCCGGCGCGGTGTACGACGGCTTCGACGCGGTGCCGCACGCCTTCGGCCTGGCCGCCACCTCCCGGCTGTACCGGGCGGTGAGCGGTGACCGCTCCTACGACGCCTTCGGCACCCGGCAGCGCAACTGGACCTTCGGCGCCAACGCCTGGGGCGTGTCGTTCATGGTCGGCGCGGGCGAGAACTTCGAGCGCTGCCCGCACCACCAGATCGCCAACCTCAAGGGCCGCGTCGACGGCCGCCGCCCCCTCGCCACCGGCGCGGTCGTGAACGGGCCCAACAGCGAGGACCTGTTCTCCGGCGGCCTGGGCGAGCACTTCGAGGAGATGAGGCGCTGCCCGGGCGACGGCGTGGACCGCTACGAGGAGTTCACCGGGCGCGGCTCCCGCTACGTCGACGACGTCCGCTCCTGGCAGGCCTCGGAGCCCGCCGACGACTTCGCGGCGATCGCGCTGTACGCGCTCACGCTGATGTCGAAGGACCGCTGA
- a CDS encoding M24 family metallopeptidase translates to MTVTHARRRESLAALLPAHEADAILVTRGVNVRYLTGLASSNAAVLVRADARATLATDSRYAETARRSCSDIEVVEERDVAGCLVVMADRVAVEAHHMPVADYFRLGEDLLRLSGLVESVRRVKDEAEIDLLRDACAITDQAFADVLPMLRPGVTERDIARALESRMIELGAEKPAFDSIVASGPNGSIPHHSPSGRPLERGDLVTMDFGALHEGYHADMTRTVAIGEPASWQRELYDLVRAAQRAGRHAVRPGAAPHEVDAAAREVIAQAGYGDYFGHGLGHGVGLEIHEVPFLSPLKPEPDHEHARLEDRVPVTVEPGVYLPGRGGVRIEDTLVTRDDGPELLTRTTKELLVL, encoded by the coding sequence ATGACCGTCACCCATGCTCGGCGCCGCGAGAGCCTCGCGGCACTGCTCCCCGCTCACGAGGCGGACGCGATCCTGGTCACCCGCGGCGTCAACGTGCGCTACCTGACCGGCCTGGCCAGCTCCAACGCGGCGGTGCTCGTCCGGGCCGACGCCCGTGCCACGCTGGCCACCGACTCCCGCTACGCCGAGACCGCGCGGCGCTCCTGCTCCGACATCGAGGTGGTCGAGGAGCGTGACGTCGCCGGATGCCTGGTGGTGATGGCCGACAGGGTCGCCGTCGAGGCCCACCACATGCCCGTCGCCGACTACTTCCGGCTGGGCGAGGACCTGCTGCGCCTGTCCGGATTGGTGGAGTCGGTGCGCCGGGTCAAGGACGAGGCCGAGATCGACCTCCTCCGCGACGCGTGCGCGATCACCGACCAGGCCTTCGCCGACGTGCTGCCCATGTTGCGGCCCGGGGTGACCGAGAGGGACATCGCCAGGGCGCTGGAGTCCCGGATGATCGAGCTGGGCGCCGAGAAGCCCGCCTTCGACTCGATCGTGGCGAGCGGTCCCAACGGCTCGATCCCGCACCACTCGCCCTCGGGCCGGCCGCTGGAGCGGGGCGATCTGGTCACGATGGACTTCGGGGCGCTGCACGAGGGCTACCATGCCGACATGACCCGGACGGTGGCGATCGGCGAGCCCGCCTCGTGGCAGCGCGAGCTGTACGACCTGGTCCGCGCAGCCCAGCGCGCCGGCCGCCATGCCGTACGGCCCGGCGCCGCCCCCCACGAGGTGGACGCCGCCGCCCGCGAGGTGATCGCGCAGGCGGGGTACGGAGACTACTTCGGCCACGGCCTCGGTCACGGTGTCGGGCTGGAGATTCACGAGGTGCCGTTCCTGTCTCCGCTGAAGCCAGAGCCCGACCATGAGCACGCTAGACTAGAGGATCGAGTTCCGGTCACCGTTGAGCCTGGAGTTTACCTACCGGGCAGGGGCGGCGTCCGCATCGAGGACACGCTCGTGACGCGTGATGACGGACCGGAACTTCTCACACGGACGACCAAAGAGCTGCTTGTCCTTTAA
- the efp gene encoding elongation factor P, protein MATTNDLKNGLVLKLDGGELWTVVEFQHVKPGKGGAFVRTKLKNVMSGKVVDKTFNAGVKVEVANVDKREMQFSYMDGDDFVFMDTETYDMLHVSRTAVGDAANYLLENMLATVAINEGNVLYIDLPAAVELIIAETEPGLQGDRSTGGTKPAKLETGAEIKVPLFITTGEKVKVDTRTGDYLGRA, encoded by the coding sequence GTGGCGACGACGAACGACCTCAAGAACGGCCTGGTGCTCAAGCTCGACGGCGGTGAGCTCTGGACGGTTGTGGAGTTCCAGCACGTCAAGCCCGGCAAGGGTGGTGCGTTCGTCCGCACCAAGCTGAAGAACGTCATGTCGGGCAAGGTCGTCGACAAGACCTTCAACGCCGGCGTCAAGGTCGAGGTGGCCAACGTCGACAAGCGCGAGATGCAGTTCTCCTACATGGACGGCGACGACTTCGTCTTCATGGACACCGAGACCTACGACATGCTCCACGTCTCCCGGACCGCGGTCGGCGACGCCGCCAACTACCTGCTGGAGAACATGCTGGCCACGGTAGCGATCAACGAGGGCAACGTGCTCTACATCGACCTGCCCGCGGCGGTCGAGCTGATCATCGCCGAGACCGAGCCCGGCCTCCAGGGCGACCGCTCCACCGGCGGCACCAAGCCCGCCAAGCTGGAGACCGGCGCCGAGATCAAGGTGCCGCTGTTCATCACGACCGGCGAGAAGGTCAAGGTCGACACCCGCACCGGCGATTACCTCGGCCGGGCCTGA
- the nusB gene encoding transcription antitermination factor NusB codes for MSARGKARRRALDILFEAEARSQDPLSVLAERLERAEPPVNEYTATIVEGVCRHRARIDELITTYAEGWTLDRMPAVDRNLLRGGTYELLWMPDVPEGVVISEWVSLASELSTDESPQFVNGLMARFKQLKPSLTL; via the coding sequence ATGTCGGCACGGGGTAAGGCGCGCAGGCGCGCGCTGGACATCCTGTTCGAGGCGGAGGCGCGCAGCCAGGACCCGCTCAGCGTTCTCGCCGAGCGCCTGGAGCGGGCGGAGCCGCCCGTCAACGAGTACACCGCGACGATCGTCGAGGGCGTTTGCCGCCACCGGGCGCGCATCGACGAACTGATCACCACCTACGCCGAGGGGTGGACGCTCGACCGCATGCCCGCGGTCGACCGCAACCTGCTGCGCGGCGGCACCTACGAGCTGCTGTGGATGCCCGACGTCCCCGAGGGCGTCGTCATCAGCGAGTGGGTCAGCCTGGCCTCCGAACTGTCGACCGACGAGTCGCCGCAGTTCGTCAACGGCCTGATGGCCCGCTTCAAGCAGCTCAAGCCGTCCCTGACGCTGTAG
- a CDS encoding methyltransferase domain-containing protein has product MHAVGISRQSGTPAVRTAVVWDVLRAVLADRVSATGRARLDIVDAGGGTGGFAVPLAELGHAVTVVDPSPDSLAALERRAAEAGVGVRALQGDAADLGELLPTDGADLVLCHSVLEYVEDPVSALTAMAGLLREGGAISVLAANPLAAALHRSVAGRFDEARQVLEDPEGRWGDRDPTPRRFTREALSQLLAATGFVPGEVHGVRVFADLVPSRLLDGEPGAARALVALEQAAAAHPVLRDIATQLHVLGRR; this is encoded by the coding sequence TTGCATGCCGTAGGCATCTCGAGGCAGTCAGGCACCCCGGCGGTCCGCACCGCCGTCGTCTGGGACGTCCTGCGGGCCGTGCTGGCCGACAGGGTCTCCGCGACCGGCCGGGCCCGCCTCGACATCGTCGACGCCGGGGGCGGCACGGGCGGCTTCGCCGTACCGCTGGCCGAGCTCGGGCATGCCGTCACGGTCGTCGACCCCAGCCCCGACTCGCTGGCCGCGCTCGAACGCCGTGCCGCGGAGGCGGGGGTGGGCGTGCGGGCGCTGCAGGGCGACGCCGCCGACCTGGGCGAGCTGCTCCCCACCGACGGCGCCGACCTGGTGCTCTGCCACAGCGTGCTGGAGTACGTGGAGGACCCGGTCAGCGCGCTGACGGCCATGGCCGGTCTGCTGCGCGAGGGCGGCGCGATCAGCGTTCTGGCCGCCAACCCGCTCGCCGCCGCGCTGCACCGCTCGGTCGCCGGCCGCTTCGACGAGGCCCGCCAGGTTCTGGAGGACCCCGAGGGCCGCTGGGGCGATCGCGACCCCACGCCGCGGCGCTTCACCCGGGAGGCCCTGTCGCAGCTCCTCGCCGCCACCGGCTTCGTCCCCGGCGAGGTCCACGGCGTGCGCGTCTTCGCCGACCTGGTGCCCAGCCGGCTGCTCGACGGCGAGCCGGGCGCCGCGCGTGCCCTGGTCGCCCTGGAGCAGGCGGCGGCCGCCCACCCGGTGCTCCGGGACATCGCCACCCAGTTGCACGTCCTCGGCCGCCGGTGA
- the dinB gene encoding DNA polymerase IV: MPRPGSDLGADDTGCPILHVDMDAFYASVELRERPELRGTPVVIGAPGARGVVLSATYEARRFGVHSAMPMTRARRLCPQAVIIPPSRGKYAEVSRGVMEIFHTFTPEVEPIASDEAFLDVGGARKRLGPPAAIAAMIREQVVRKHGITCSVGVANSKFVAKLASQHCKPDGLLVVPAGRVVDFLHPLPVGALWGVGERTEQSLVRLGIRTVGDLAGVPVATLQRQLGQAAGAHLAALAWGRDERPVTPHAPDKSIGAEETFATDIGDPVKIRVELLRLSERVAARLREGGHVGRTVSVKLRRADFSTISRSRTLREPTDVAQTLYATACDLYAAAGLDRDRLRLVGVRVENLSPAGEATRQLGLGERETGWREAEQAMDRAARRFGRDVVLPASLVRPPFDGMAP; the protein is encoded by the coding sequence ATGCCGCGCCCGGGGTCGGACCTGGGCGCCGACGACACCGGCTGCCCGATCCTGCACGTCGACATGGACGCCTTCTACGCCAGCGTCGAGCTGCGCGAGCGTCCGGAGCTCAGGGGCACGCCCGTCGTCATCGGCGCGCCCGGCGCGCGTGGCGTGGTGCTCAGCGCCACCTACGAGGCCAGGAGATTCGGGGTGCACTCGGCCATGCCCATGACGCGGGCCCGCCGCCTCTGCCCCCAGGCCGTGATCATCCCGCCGAGCCGCGGAAAGTACGCCGAGGTCTCCCGGGGAGTAATGGAGATCTTCCACACGTTCACCCCCGAGGTGGAGCCGATCGCCTCCGACGAGGCGTTCCTCGACGTCGGTGGGGCGCGCAAGCGCCTCGGACCGCCGGCCGCGATCGCCGCGATGATCCGCGAGCAGGTCGTGCGCAAGCACGGGATCACCTGCTCGGTCGGGGTGGCAAACAGTAAATTCGTGGCCAAACTCGCCTCGCAGCACTGCAAGCCTGACGGCCTCCTGGTCGTCCCGGCTGGCAGGGTGGTGGATTTCCTCCACCCGCTCCCGGTAGGGGCTCTGTGGGGCGTAGGGGAGCGTACGGAGCAGTCCCTGGTGCGGTTGGGCATCAGGACCGTCGGAGATCTCGCCGGGGTCCCGGTCGCCACCCTGCAGCGCCAGCTCGGCCAGGCCGCCGGCGCCCATCTGGCCGCGCTCGCCTGGGGCCGCGACGAGCGCCCGGTCACCCCGCACGCGCCCGACAAGAGCATCGGGGCCGAAGAGACATTCGCCACAGACATCGGCGATCCGGTGAAGATCCGCGTAGAGCTGCTCCGCCTCTCCGAGCGGGTCGCCGCCAGGCTCAGGGAGGGCGGCCACGTCGGCCGCACGGTCAGTGTCAAGCTCCGCCGTGCCGACTTCAGTACGATCTCCCGCTCCCGGACCCTCAGGGAGCCCACCGACGTCGCCCAGACCCTCTACGCGACCGCCTGCGACCTCTACGCCGCCGCGGGCCTGGACAGAGACCGGCTCCGCCTGGTCGGGGTGCGGGTGGAGAACCTCAGCCCGGCCGGGGAGGCGACCAGGCAGCTCGGCCTCGGAGAGCGCGAGACGGGCTGGCGGGAAGCCGAACAGGCGATGGACAGGGCGGCCCGGAGATTCGGCCGCGATGTGGTGCTCCCGGCGTCGCTTGTCCGTCCGCCGTTTGATGGAATGGCTCCATGA
- a CDS encoding DUF3040 domain-containing protein — translation MPLSDHEQRLLDQIEQALYAEDPKWANTVRISDPRSHYKRRLVKASIGFILGIVLLMVGVVINNIPLGVGGFVVMLAACLWGLSSWKRMNGFGEASAAARPGQPGKAGRRGGSRQSFMERMEERWRRRHDEH, via the coding sequence GTGCCGCTCTCTGATCACGAGCAGCGCTTGCTCGACCAGATCGAGCAGGCCCTCTACGCTGAGGACCCGAAGTGGGCCAATACCGTAAGGATCAGTGATCCACGCAGCCACTACAAGCGTCGCCTGGTGAAGGCCTCCATCGGCTTCATCCTGGGCATCGTCCTGTTGATGGTCGGCGTCGTGATCAACAACATCCCGCTCGGCGTCGGCGGTTTCGTGGTCATGCTCGCCGCGTGTTTGTGGGGTCTGTCAAGCTGGAAGCGGATGAACGGGTTCGGCGAGGCCAGCGCGGCCGCGCGGCCCGGGCAGCCAGGCAAGGCCGGGCGCCGTGGCGGCTCCCGGCAGAGCTTCATGGAACGGATGGAAGAGCGCTGGCGCCGTCGTCACGACGAGCACTAG